The Salvelinus fontinalis isolate EN_2023a chromosome 32, ASM2944872v1, whole genome shotgun sequence nucleotide sequence ACGATGGAGCAAAAGTTTGGCCTGACTGGCGAATGTGGTGCTGGGGCAGTACTGGCATGGAAAACGTTTTATGGGAACTTCCATAGATGACAGCCCACTGACTTTAACCACACCTCCGCACCATTGTCTAACTCTAtaccctcctctcatcctcagGAGCTGGGCAAGCAGTTTCTTTTGCTTAAGCTTTTCATGCATTATTCCCTTTTTCCGCTTCATCACTTTGAGTCTCCTGCTCGTGGCCTTATTCAAGGCAACCCCTACTAGTTGCCCCCCTCTCATTATACTTTGATATTCAACcctcctttttttctctctttttctcttgccACCAACCCATCCTTCTTGGGACTGGAACTGAAAAGGGCGGTGTTGACCTTGGGAGGATTGGTTTGGCATGAAGGAGCCTGACGGATAAGTTAAGGGGTGGCCCGATTCAAAAAGAGGGATGTACTGATCTGCTTGGGAAGGATGTTGGGTTCCACTAGCTGGTGGGTTTGCTGACCCGGTGCGGCCCAATCCATGCTGCGATTGCCTGTGCCTGGACAAGCTGTTAGAATAAGCAAAGGCCTTCCCGCATACCTCACAGCAGAAATTCTTTTCACCCCTTATTCCACCACCATGGACAGTTTGTTGATGGGCTGTCAGGTGGAACTGATGGTGGAAGGATTTCCAGCACGTTGTGCATGTAAAGAGCTTCTGAGTGGGCTGAGGGGGTTGAGTGGATGAGCTGGACCCCTGAGACTTATCTTGAGGGTACGGATAATAAGATTGAGAGTTTGCTTGATTTCCATCTAGATTATTGACCCCTCCATGGCCTTTAGCAATTTTTCCTCCTGGTGTACCATCCAATTCCACTTTTGTGTGTAATTTTCCATGTCTCACCAAGCTCTGAGCGTAAGCAAACTCTTTACCACATAGGTCACATTTGTAGTTCTTCTGCCCAGAATGCACAGTGGAATGTTTAGTAAGATGGAAGTACTCCCGGAACTCTTTCCCACAAACATCACACCGGTGTGGCTTTTCACCTGTGTGAACACGGTCATGCCGACGTAGGGTCTCACGTCTCCTGAATCCTTTACCACAAACTCCGCATGAATATGGCCGTTCTCCCTCTCCACGACTTCTTCTTTGTCGAACTATGATTCCATCAGGTCCTGGCTCTCTCTTCTGCCGAGGCTTGCGGGGCTTTTTCGGTTTAGCATTCATCATTTGCTGGCTTGGATGGGTTAAAGGGATGGTAGAGCCACTTCCTGATCTGTAGGTCTTGTCGATTTCTGATGTAGATGATGGACCACCTGGTGAGACTCCCATATTCCCAAAGCCAAGTCCTCCAAGCAAACCTCCAATGATGTCTCTTCGCTCCTCTCCTCGACTCTCGACAGTACTTATCTCGCAGGATGCAGCGGCAGCTGCGGCAATGGCAGACATGGCACTGCTAGTGACCTCATCCTCAGAGTCATCCAATAGAGATGAAAGAGGAAGATGAGGTTGCTGTTGATGGAGATGGTGTTGCTGTTGACTTTGAGGGTGTGGGTGTAAGGTAGGAGCCAGTGGTGCCTTTCTGAGTGTCTGGCTTGACATCCCACTGCCATGGGAGCTCTCTCCAGAATAACAAGATGGGTTAGCCTGCTGTCGTCGATAGTCATCGACGCTGTAGGATGGTTGGTATGATGGCCGGTTCTTTGAATAATCCGTGCCAAATTTGCTCGCGCCATCTCGTTGGTAATGACCTGTACCACTGCCTCCAGCATCCATTACAGTTTTGCTGCTACCCGCACTTGATGAGCTTTGATTTTCACCACTACCACTTGGTCTGGGCCGGGAATTCCTTCCAGGCTTACCACAGGTGCCAGACGCAGCATGGTTTAGCAAAGAGGTGCTCTCTCGGAAGCAGCGACCACAAGCAGGGCATCGGAAAGGCTTATCATCATGGATCTTCTCATGCCTGGTGAGGGACTCACGGCGGTTGAAAGACCGTTGACAGACACCACATGCAAATGGACGAGCCCCTGAATGGATAACACCATGCTGGAGGAGGTGCCCCCTTTTCTTGAATCCTTTTCCACATTCGGTGCAACAGAATGTTTTGTCTTCGCTTGAAGTGTCTGGCTTGGCATCTTCAGAAGTCAAACCATGACTACGGAGATGCCTGCGAAGGCTTGTAAGATGACTGAAAGTCTTCCCACATTCACCACAGTGGTAGATGGCTTCAGGGTCAGGTTGACAAGGCATGGAGGCCATGGGATTTAGATTTTCAGGTTTAGGTAGCTGTGAATCATTAGCTACCAGCACAGAGGCTGTGGATGAGGAAGgggctgaggaggaagaggagaccgtTGAGGAGGACTGTTGTGTTGAAGAGAGGACTGATGAATGGTTACCAccaaggctggttatggctcctCCTACAAGGCCTGGTTGAATGGTTGAATTTTGACTGTGTTCAGTGGAGCTGCTGTGGCAGttactaccactgctactgctGTGACTGGTGCCATCTGCTTTTCTCTGGGGAAGGTAGCCAGCCATAGCCTTCTTTCTCCTGCTACCACCACTTCCACCAGATCCACTGTCTCCTTTCCCTTCATCTTTTGAAAGTGATAaatggagtggtagagggaggggcaTACCACTAGCCTCTTGTTGCATCAACGAAGCCAGCTGATTGGAGGAGAGAACTGGAATACCTTGGAAATCAAAGCCACCCAGAGACGACGGCTGAGGTGTTGGGTGAAGAGGATGGTGTGGGTGGGTATGGCTGTGAGAGTGAGATAAAGCATGGGGTGCCAATGGTTGCTGCTGCTGttgaggctggggagtggagtgACTATGACTGTGAGAGGAGTGAAGAGCTGGAGGTGGGGCAAGGGCTGAGCTCGAGTCACTAGCTCCTTGGCCCAAACCCAAGCCAAGATGATTATGACCCCCTTGTTGAACCAGAAACTGCTCCAGACTGCTGTTGGTCGGGACACCAGAAAGAAAGTACTGATTGGCGGCAAGCATGCAACTGAACTGCTGATGTAAGCTACGTGGATCAGGCTGCCCAACGAGTGGTTGCCCTAGGGAGGAAACTGCACTGCCAGGGTTGTTAGAGGCGGACGATGAGGCTGATGGGGAGGGCGAGGAGGAGGATGGTCCAGGTGAGGCTTGGGGAACAGAGAGGCCAGGGTGTAAGGGTGGCGGTGGGGGAGCAGATGTAACCACTCCTCCAATAACACCAGATCCTCCACTGCTACTACCCCCAAAGTCAAAACGTCCCATTCCAGAGTGCAGCTGCTCCTGGGCTAGTGCTGCTTCTGCAGGGTGAAACGGACGTAAGAATTGTGGGTATCCTGCAGCAGAGCTCCCACTAACACTACTGCTCATCTTGCTGGATTTCCGTGAACTGTGTGAGGATGAGGACTGGCTCTGGTGTGATATTGGTGGAGGTGGGGCACTCATTTTGGCAAATATAGATGAAGAATCAGCAAAAGCATTACTTCTAGACCCCTGAAGAGACCCCAGACCGAGCCCAGATAGAAGAGCCCCTGAGGACTCCCCCTGCTGTTGGTGCTGCTGCTGAAGCTGTTGCTGGTGCTGAAGTTGGACTTGCTGTTGGTGCTGGAACTGTCTTTCCAATCCAAGGCCTTTAAACTGGTGGGCTTGGTGTCCACTTAGCATATCTAGAATGTCCAAGGGGTACTTACTGAACTGGAACATCTCCCACTCACTGATGGGAGGTTGTTCCTGGGTCACTCGCCCTACTGTTGAAGCACAACAATATCGCACCAATAATAATCAATGCTCAATAGCCACAGCTACTGGAAGTAATGCTTCATGAACAACTCTAGAATGACTCGCTGCTACCAATGTCTATCCCTGATCCCCTCTTATACAGATTAATGCCTACTGCTTGCACGTTACAACCAAGAAGAGCAGGTAAAGGTCCGTTTAAATAATAAATTATTTTCCTAATTTGGAATACAATGTATAGAACACAAAGTATAAATAGTATGCAGTCTACGTAGTGTTTTTAGATTCCTTCTATAGTTGTAGTCTTTATTTTTCACTAAAGATGTGAAGCTGTCACCACCCAGCTGGGGAGTTGAAGGATGAACAGGTGTTCCACTTCGTTGTCTGCCCGTTGATGTCACGATCTCGAAGACTGGGGAAAAACAGAAACACGGATTAAGATAAATAGGCCGGGAGCTTGATAGCGCCTCACCCCCAGAGAATTTACCAAGCATAATTTCAAATTATGTTCAGCTCCCAGTGTTGACATACATGACCACTTATCGCTAGACAAAACTCTGGAGACCTTCATTTTCCAACTTAAGAATGAtcaaaatgtaaacaaacatttgTGCCTTCAAAAGATTGATTATTTACAATAACTGTTGCGTAGACCAAAACAGCCATCAACTCTGTTAAAGGTGCATTTGGTAATATAACCAACTGCAGGTATTAAAGGATTACAATCATTTACTTTATTGAAATACAAAAGGGCCTACATTTTCAGGTGATTATCAGACACTGATTTGAAAGAGAGCAAAAAACAGGACAACGGCCCCAGAGAACTAAAGTTGCTTGTCCGCAGGGTCCTTCCATTTGATTTCA carries:
- the LOC129831288 gene encoding uncharacterized protein LOC129831288 — protein: MFQFSKYPLDILDMLSGHQAHQFKGLGLERQFQHQQQVQLQHQQQLQQQHQQQGESSGALLSGLGLGSLQGSRSNAFADSSSIFAKMSAPPPPISHQSQSSSSHSSRKSSKMSSSVSGSSAAGYPQFLRPFHPAEAALAQEQLHSGMGRFDFGGSSSGGSGVIGGVVTSAPPPPPLHPGLSVPQASPGPSSSSPSPSASSSASNNPGSAVSSLGQPLVGQPDPRSLHQQFSCMLAANQYFLSGVPTNSSLEQFLVQQGGHNHLGLGLGQGASDSSSALAPPPALHSSHSHSHSTPQPQQQQQPLAPHALSHSHSHTHPHHPLHPTPQPSSLGGFDFQGIPVLSSNQLASLMQQEASGMPLPLPLHLSLSKDEGKGDSGSGGSGGSRRKKAMAGYLPQRKADGTSHSSSSGSNCHSSSTEHSQNSTIQPGLVGGAITSLGGNHSSVLSSTQQSSSTVSSSSSAPSSSTASVLVANDSQLPKPENLNPMASMPCQPDPEAIYHCGECGKTFSHLTSLRRHLRSHGLTSEDAKPDTSSEDKTFCCTECGKGFKKRGHLLQHGVIHSGARPFACGVCQRSFNRRESLTRHEKIHDDKPFRCPACGRCFRESTSLLNHAASGTCGKPGRNSRPRPSGSGENQSSSSAGSSKTVMDAGGSGTGHYQRDGASKFGTDYSKNRPSYQPSYSVDDYRRQQANPSCYSGESSHGSGMSSQTLRKAPLAPTLHPHPQSQQQHHLHQQQPHLPLSSLLDDSEDEVTSSAMSAIAAAAAASCEISTVESRGEERRDIIGGLLGGLGFGNMGVSPGGPSSTSEIDKTYRSGSGSTIPLTHPSQQMMNAKPKKPRKPRQKREPGPDGIIVRQRRSRGEGERPYSCGVCGKGFRRRETLRRHDRVHTGEKPHRCDVCGKEFREYFHLTKHSTVHSGQKNYKCDLCGKEFAYAQSLVRHGKLHTKVELDGTPGGKIAKGHGGVNNLDGNQANSQSYYPYPQDKSQGSSSSTQPPQPTQKLFTCTTCWKSFHHQFHLTAHQQTVHGGGIRGEKNFCCEVCGKAFAYSNSLSRHRQSQHGLGRTGSANPPASGTQHPSQADQYIPLFESGHPLTYPSGSFMPNQSSQGQHRPFQFQSQEGWVGGKRKREKKRRVEYQSIMRGGQLVGVALNKATSRRLKVMKRKKGIMHEKLKQKKLLAQLLRMRGGYRVRQWCGGVVKVSGLSSMEVPIKRFPCQYCPSTTFASQAKLLLHRSVRHPPRNNGHQARLKCSVCGKRSRTLRKALIHRGLHLSQGRFSCPKCRSRFWNGSLLERHSVACQGQPLLGSGNWALKVNLPPREVVEKTAEKEGQEGQPGRTTVVTEYSH